A window of the Dyadobacter pollutisoli genome harbors these coding sequences:
- a CDS encoding response regulator transcription factor: MELTKREKEILDLIMDELSSKEIAERLQVSISTVEAYRRSLFRKFGVRSVIGLVKAAMKM; this comes from the coding sequence ATGGAACTGACGAAGCGCGAAAAAGAGATCCTGGATCTGATCATGGATGAGTTAAGCTCAAAGGAGATAGCTGAAAGGCTACAGGTAAGCATTTCCACCGTGGAAGCTTACCGCCGGAGCTTATTCAGGAAGTTTGGGGTACGTTCAGTGATCGGCCTGGTGAAGGCAGCAATGAAAATGTAG
- a CDS encoding response regulator transcription factor → MEHSTTHACLVHPHPLECEAVAEWLRRRSYIELVGKCNNLDQITQLPYLKEVDIAVVFAHHTEKTADQILKIRKLYPRLKFLLLAPSPSVESVREVVRSGVSGYIVFESELDEWERAIRAVSEGKVYYGQEVMMKLAETSVDTFISERAPTTRDFLSKREVEILRLVASEYSTNRIANELCISDKTVETHRRNLFQKLGVKNSVGLTKIAVRMGVV, encoded by the coding sequence ATGGAACATTCTACTACACACGCGTGCTTAGTTCATCCCCATCCGCTGGAATGTGAAGCGGTTGCGGAGTGGCTAAGGAGAAGGTCTTACATAGAGTTGGTCGGAAAGTGCAATAACCTGGATCAGATCACCCAACTGCCTTATTTGAAAGAAGTTGACATTGCCGTAGTGTTCGCTCACCACACTGAAAAGACTGCTGATCAGATACTTAAAATCAGAAAACTTTATCCCCGCCTTAAATTTTTACTACTTGCCCCAAGCCCGTCTGTTGAGTCAGTCAGAGAGGTGGTGCGCTCCGGAGTGAGCGGATACATTGTTTTTGAATCGGAACTGGATGAATGGGAAAGGGCGATCAGGGCGGTGTCAGAAGGTAAAGTATATTACGGTCAGGAAGTAATGATGAAACTGGCGGAAACCTCCGTAGATACATTCATCTCAGAGCGGGCTCCTACTACCAGGGACTTTTTGAGCAAGCGGGAGGTGGAGATATTACGCCTGGTAGCCAGTGAATATTCTACCAACAGGATTGCTAATGAGTTATGTATCAGTGACAAAACAGTTGAAACGCACCGCAGGAACCTGTTTCAAAAGTTAGGCGTGAAAAACTCGGTAGGCCTTACCAAGATCGCCGTGAGAATGGGCGTTGTTTAG
- a CDS encoding DmpA family aminopeptidase produces MKHILLLLLFLPLTLIAQKRPREMGIKIGVLPAGTLNAITDVAGVKVGQVTLVEGADIRTGVTAIIPHDGNLFQQKVQAAMYIGNGFGKMTGYSQVEELGTMESPIVLTNTLSVPTAADAIIDWTLGQKGNENVRSVNPVVGETNDGFLNDIRGRHVRKEHVLNALAQAENGPVAEGNVGAGTGTVCFNWKGGIGTSSRKLPGKLGGYTVGVLVQTNFGGVLKVNGVPVGQELGKYAFKESLDKSSDGSCMMVIATDAPLDARNLKRLAKRVMLGMAQTGGIASNGSGDYVIAFSTANKVLHETAESIFSAAFLHNDYVSPLFMAAIECTEEAIINSLFMAKTTEGTQGHKVEELPEEKVLEIMRKYGRLKE; encoded by the coding sequence ATGAAGCATATACTGTTACTGCTGCTATTCCTGCCGCTCACGCTCATTGCCCAGAAACGTCCCCGCGAAATGGGTATCAAAATTGGTGTGCTGCCTGCCGGTACATTGAATGCGATCACGGATGTTGCAGGCGTGAAAGTGGGACAGGTTACGCTAGTGGAAGGCGCTGATATTCGGACAGGTGTCACTGCTATTATCCCACACGACGGAAACCTGTTTCAGCAAAAAGTGCAGGCGGCGATGTATATTGGTAATGGATTTGGTAAAATGACGGGCTATTCGCAGGTGGAAGAGCTGGGAACGATGGAGTCGCCCATTGTTCTTACCAACACATTGAGTGTTCCGACAGCTGCCGATGCGATTATCGACTGGACATTGGGACAAAAAGGAAATGAAAATGTAAGATCGGTCAACCCGGTGGTGGGTGAAACTAATGACGGTTTTCTGAATGATATCCGGGGCCGTCACGTCCGGAAAGAGCATGTACTGAATGCACTGGCCCAGGCAGAAAACGGGCCGGTAGCCGAAGGAAATGTAGGGGCCGGGACGGGGACTGTCTGCTTCAACTGGAAAGGTGGCATAGGAACTTCATCCCGCAAGCTGCCTGGAAAACTGGGCGGTTACACGGTGGGCGTATTGGTTCAGACTAATTTTGGCGGGGTGCTCAAAGTAAACGGAGTACCCGTAGGTCAGGAGCTTGGCAAGTACGCATTCAAGGAGTCGCTTGATAAATCGTCCGACGGTTCCTGCATGATGGTAATTGCTACGGATGCTCCGCTGGATGCGAGAAATCTTAAACGGCTTGCAAAAAGGGTCATGCTTGGTATGGCCCAGACGGGCGGAATTGCGTCCAACGGCAGTGGCGACTACGTCATTGCATTTTCGACGGCGAATAAAGTACTACACGAAACCGCAGAATCTATATTTAGTGCGGCATTCTTACATAATGACTATGTCTCGCCGCTTTTTATGGCTGCGATAGAATGCACCGAAGAGGCGATCATCAATTCGCTTTTTATGGCTAAAACTACGGAAGGTACCCAGGGGCATAAAGTGGAGGAACTTCCGGAAGAAAAGGTACTTGAAATCATGCGAAAATACGGGCGATTGAAGGAGTAA
- a CDS encoding DUF4249 domain-containing protein produces MKNLINKKYIKFPALFALAALTLTSCEDVINLETANGTPQLVADGWLTNQAGQQSITLSWSGAYFDNSTPKPVTGAVVTVTDDKGKVYNFEDADGDGKYVWGKTNADTLGHVGRTYSLKVVNGTDTFTSTSELKRVPTVDSVVYRHEKWPFEPDKGPREGYVAQFYARDIEGVGDTYWIKPVIRGKAVVDKGENISIAYDAAFGAGAPSDGLIFILPLRESITTDSLYSAGAEVGVELHSITYEAFEFLKQVSEQAANGGLFATPIANVRSNVINADPNGPKALGFFSASAVSRKETVIDPEKARPDDN; encoded by the coding sequence ATGAAAAATCTTATCAATAAAAAATACATCAAATTCCCCGCATTATTCGCACTTGCAGCGCTCACGCTCACAAGTTGCGAGGATGTAATCAATCTCGAAACAGCTAACGGAACTCCCCAGCTCGTAGCAGACGGCTGGCTAACCAACCAAGCTGGGCAGCAAAGCATTACATTATCATGGTCGGGTGCCTACTTCGATAACAGTACGCCGAAGCCTGTCACAGGTGCCGTGGTGACGGTTACCGACGATAAGGGCAAAGTATATAACTTCGAAGACGCAGATGGCGACGGTAAATATGTGTGGGGAAAAACGAATGCGGATACGCTTGGGCACGTGGGTCGTACCTATTCGCTCAAAGTCGTGAATGGTACTGACACATTCACCTCCACATCGGAACTGAAACGCGTACCTACTGTGGATTCGGTAGTGTACCGGCATGAAAAATGGCCTTTTGAGCCAGATAAAGGACCGCGCGAGGGATATGTAGCCCAATTTTACGCCCGCGACATCGAAGGTGTGGGCGATACTTACTGGATCAAACCGGTGATCCGCGGCAAGGCCGTAGTGGACAAAGGTGAAAACATTTCAATCGCGTATGACGCTGCATTCGGTGCGGGCGCCCCTTCTGATGGATTGATTTTTATCCTGCCCCTGCGCGAATCCATCACGACCGATTCCTTGTATTCTGCGGGAGCCGAGGTGGGTGTGGAGCTGCACAGCATTACTTACGAGGCATTCGAATTCCTCAAACAGGTGAGCGAGCAGGCTGCAAACGGTGGATTGTTCGCAACACCTATCGCCAACGTCCGTTCCAACGTCATCAATGCCGATCCGAACGGCCCGAAAGCCCTCGGTTTTTTCAGCGCGTCGGCGGTAAGCCGCAAGGAAACGGTGATCGATCCTGAAAAAGCCCGTCCCGACGACAATTAA
- a CDS encoding TonB-dependent receptor, translating into MKNKLLHYCLFLVFFCAAIPAMAQNRHTVSGFVKDQSNGEGLIGVSVYVREAETGVVTNPYGFYSLTLPSGSYTLVFSYIGYQKVTKEFTLDADKTISIEMADESNQLSEVTISTQKEDENVRSIEMSVNKVEMKTIRKMPALLGEVDLIRSIQLLPGVTTVGEGASGFNVRGGDVSQNLVLLDEAPVYNSSHLFGFFSVFNPDAVKDVKLIKGGIPAQYGGRISSILDVRMKEGNAKKREINGGIGSIFSRLTYEQPFAKGRGSFIVAGRRSYIDVLAKPFLNSDLKDSKFYFYDLTAKVNYRLGDKDTFYASGYFGKDVFGGGDFGFGWGNATATARWNHIFSNKLFMNLTGYYSNYDYNLGQNQNKPDAKDKFDWKSKIISTSIKPDFTFYITPNNQLTFGGQYIYYDTRPGKATAISEGEMTDISLESRYADESALYVGNELKFGDRVSLQYGVRYSYFRSLGPGTEYQYAEIEKGKRKEPIFPGTEYKKGDVIKSYGNLEPRAALNIGITSNASIKASYNRTSQYLHLLSNTAASSPLDVWTLSGINIKPEKADQVALGWFQNFSDNTYEASVEVYYKKMYNQIDYVPASDLLLNEYFAGDLLFGKGRAYGAEFYVKKNKGRLTGWVSYTLSRTERKVESVNNDDWFPARFDKPHNITAVAIYELTKRLTLSSNFTIQSGTPATFPTNRYTVGGIIIGNNYNGARNNSRIPAYHRLDLAATLKAKRKLFKVGEGEWVFSVYNVYNRRNPFSVYTRINEDNPLKTEAVRYSVIGNFIPSVTYNFKF; encoded by the coding sequence ATGAAAAACAAACTACTTCACTATTGCCTCTTTTTGGTATTCTTTTGTGCCGCCATTCCCGCGATGGCGCAAAACCGGCACACCGTCAGCGGTTTTGTAAAAGACCAGTCCAACGGAGAAGGGTTAATCGGTGTTTCCGTTTATGTACGGGAAGCCGAAACCGGGGTAGTAACCAATCCTTACGGTTTTTATTCCCTTACACTTCCAAGCGGTTCCTACACATTGGTGTTCAGCTATATTGGTTACCAGAAAGTAACAAAGGAATTTACGCTCGACGCTGACAAGACCATCAGTATTGAAATGGCTGACGAAAGCAACCAGCTTTCCGAAGTGACGATTTCTACACAAAAAGAAGATGAGAACGTCCGGAGTATTGAAATGTCCGTAAATAAAGTGGAGATGAAAACCATCCGGAAAATGCCCGCATTGCTCGGTGAGGTCGACCTTATTCGCAGTATCCAGCTCTTGCCGGGTGTAACTACCGTGGGAGAAGGAGCTTCCGGGTTCAATGTACGCGGTGGTGATGTTTCTCAAAACCTTGTTTTGCTCGATGAAGCGCCGGTTTATAATTCCTCTCACCTTTTCGGGTTCTTTTCGGTATTCAATCCCGATGCTGTAAAGGACGTGAAGCTGATCAAAGGAGGTATTCCTGCACAATATGGCGGAAGAATCTCGTCGATCCTGGATGTGCGTATGAAAGAAGGTAATGCCAAAAAACGCGAGATCAATGGTGGCATCGGTTCTATTTTTTCAAGGCTTACTTATGAGCAACCATTTGCAAAAGGAAGAGGATCATTTATCGTGGCCGGCCGAAGGTCTTATATAGATGTACTCGCTAAGCCTTTTTTGAACTCAGATTTGAAAGATTCGAAGTTTTATTTCTATGACCTTACTGCCAAAGTGAACTATCGTTTGGGAGATAAAGATACATTTTACGCTTCCGGGTATTTTGGTAAAGATGTTTTCGGAGGTGGGGATTTTGGGTTTGGCTGGGGCAATGCTACTGCCACCGCCCGCTGGAACCACATTTTCTCCAACAAGCTCTTCATGAACCTGACGGGTTATTATAGTAATTACGACTATAACCTGGGCCAGAACCAGAACAAGCCCGATGCAAAGGACAAGTTCGACTGGAAATCCAAGATCATCAGCACCAGTATCAAACCTGATTTTACATTCTACATCACGCCTAACAACCAGCTGACGTTCGGTGGGCAGTACATATATTATGACACACGTCCCGGCAAAGCGACAGCGATTTCCGAAGGCGAAATGACCGATATCAGCCTCGAATCGCGCTATGCCGATGAATCTGCATTGTATGTGGGCAATGAATTGAAATTCGGCGATCGTGTTTCATTGCAGTATGGCGTGAGATATTCCTATTTCCGTAGCCTCGGGCCGGGTACCGAATACCAGTATGCCGAAATCGAAAAAGGCAAACGCAAGGAGCCGATCTTCCCGGGTACCGAATATAAAAAAGGCGACGTGATCAAAAGCTACGGCAATCTGGAACCCCGCGCCGCACTGAATATTGGTATTACTTCCAATGCTTCCATTAAAGCAAGCTATAACCGTACATCGCAATACCTGCATTTGCTATCGAACACCGCAGCGAGCTCGCCGTTGGATGTATGGACTTTGAGTGGGATCAATATTAAGCCCGAAAAAGCCGACCAGGTAGCATTAGGGTGGTTCCAGAACTTCTCGGACAATACTTATGAGGCTTCGGTTGAAGTGTATTACAAAAAAATGTACAACCAGATCGACTATGTGCCTGCTTCCGACCTGCTTTTGAATGAATATTTCGCCGGCGACTTGCTTTTTGGCAAAGGCAGGGCCTATGGAGCGGAGTTTTATGTAAAGAAAAACAAAGGCCGTCTGACCGGCTGGGTTAGCTATACGCTTTCAAGAACTGAACGTAAGGTAGAGTCTGTCAACAACGACGACTGGTTCCCGGCACGCTTCGACAAGCCACATAACATTACCGCTGTGGCGATTTATGAGTTGACCAAGAGACTGACATTGTCGTCGAACTTCACCATTCAAAGCGGTACGCCGGCCACATTCCCGACCAACCGCTACACCGTTGGCGGCATCATAATCGGAAACAATTACAATGGCGCACGGAACAACAGCCGCATCCCGGCCTACCACCGCCTCGATCTGGCAGCGACATTGAAGGCAAAAAGGAAGCTGTTCAAAGTGGGTGAGGGCGAATGGGTATTCTCGGTCTATAATGTTTACAACCGTCGTAACCCCTTCTCGGTCTATACAAGGATCAATGAGGACAATCCGCTTAAAACAGAGGCTGTACGCTACTCGGTGATCGGAAACTTCATTCCTTCCGTCACCTACAACTTCAAATTCTGA